The Deltaproteobacteria bacterium DNA segment CGCTGTTGACTGCGCCTGCCTGGTTTTTGCCGGTCTTAACTACGATATCTGTGGTAGCTTCGTTCACGACCTTGTCAACGGCGGTAACAAGCCCGGTGTTCGGGTCTTTTGTCACCGTTATGTTGGCCGCGAGCGCCGCATCGCTTATCTGGACGTCCTTAACAGGAGCGGCCTTCTTTACCTTCGGCACCGCGTCAGGAGCAACTTCCTTTACTATCTTTACTTCCTTTATCGGATCTGCCTTTACAAACTTCTGCGGTACGGCATACGCGCCGATAAGCACAAAGCCGATTATCCACGGCGTAACGAACTGCGTGAGGCTCACGCCAAAGTTACCGATACCGGCTTGAATACCAAGCGCGGTACCCTGCAGTCTTTTCGGGAAGTAGAGGCTTGTCGAAGGCATGTAGCTCGAGAAGTCTCCGCCTCCAAAGCCAAGGAGAAGTGCTATTATCATGAACGTGCCGTAGCTCGTGTTAAGATCCTGCACCGCAAACACAAGCCATACGCACGGTATGATCTTAAGCCACGTGGCTATGGATATTACGAGCCTTGTTCCGAATATCGGAATAAGGAACGTGTGAATGATACGAAGCGTTCCGCCGGCAAGACCAGGCATCGCCGCGAGCCAGAAGAGCTCAACAGGCGTGAACTTAAAGCCTATCTGCGGAAGCCTGACAGCGACCGCGCTCATAACAAACCACGTTGCGAATGAAAATATAAGACTGAACGTGGTTATTGTCAGCGTAGTCCACGCTATTTTGCCACCCTCTTTTTCCCAGAACTGTTGATTTTCTGGTTCCCACCTAGTTAACCAAGACATTATATTTACTCCTTTCCTGCTCTATTTTTCCTACCTATCGCTGTAAAACACCGTCATGCTGCGGTGCACTGCAACCGGACACGCCGGTATTTAATACCTAGCCTAAAGCAATTAAGGGGGTGGGTTTCCCCACCCCCTTAACTTAATTCTTACTTGTACTGCCTGATTGGCTCGGTTCTCGGGGTTCTATACCCGTACCACCTTACCAACTGATACGGCCTGCCGCCAAATATATACTGGAACGGGCCGATAAGGGCTAGGAAGTGCACGAACCTCGTAAACGGTATAAGGAATATGAAGACAAGCGCGTTTACGATGTGTATCTTGACGATTGGCGGAAGATTCGACACATAGAGCTCATTGGGGGAGAAGAATATTATCGACCTCACCCACGGGCCTGCTGCTGCCGAATACCAGTTGCTGCCCCACTTATACATGATGGCGTTCAGGATGCCTGTGCCGACCTGTATGAGAAGAACGATAAGGACTATAACGTCCCAGTTGGAGGTTACGGCTCTTACGCGGCTGTCCGAAAGCCTCCTGATGACGAACACTATGATACCGATACCCGCGAGGAAGCCAAGTGCCAAGCCGCTTATCTCGAGTATCGCGAGCCTTACCGGCGATGCGTTCCACCACGGTATGAAGCTCGGGATTACAATTGCTATGATGTGCATGAGAAGTACCAGCACTATGCCGATATGCCACGGAATCGAGCCCCAAAAGAGCGTCCCGTTCTCGAGAAACTGGGACGACTGACTCGACCACGAATAACGATTCGTGACGAACCTCCATATCGTGCCCACTATCGCGACGGTTATCACGACATAGGGCAGATATACGAACAAGAATTTATCCATTTTATGCCCCTCCTTATAGTGTTATTACAAAAGAAACGTATTTTACTGCCGCTCTCTTTTACGCCTTGCCCGCCGGCTTTTTGTTC contains these protein-coding regions:
- a CDS encoding MFS transporter, yielding MMSWLTRWEPENQQFWEKEGGKIAWTTLTITTFSLIFSFATWFVMSAVAVRLPQIGFKFTPVELFWLAAMPGLAGGTLRIIHTFLIPIFGTRLVISIATWLKIIPCVWLVFAVQDLNTSYGTFMIIALLLGFGGGDFSSYMPSTSLYFPKRLQGTALGIQAGIGNFGVSLTQFVTPWIIGFVLIGAYAVPQKFVKADPIKEVKIVKEVAPDAVPKVKKAAPVKDVQISDAALAANITVTKDPNTGLVTAVDKVVNEATTDIVVKTGKNQAGAVNSVEIKKIVARKDIWLQNSALWYIPILAITGIIAILLLKSVPVKATFAQQLDIFKDKHTWFCTIIYIMTFGSFSGFAAAFPLMIKTIYGVFPGGPEPLKYAFIGPLVGSLIRVIMGWPSDKLGGAIVTTISGIGLIIGCCILLFGGLLTPTGVEQFPAFLWTMLFIFLMSGIGNASTFRQFPIAYAFNPRQGAGVIGFSAAIAAYGPFVFSSMIGTAIDTYGNAKIFFWCAIAFYVIATLINWQYYTKPGAERGDWGTIWGTWWDKAKDTWKQA
- the narI gene encoding respiratory nitrate reductase subunit gamma, coding for MDKFLFVYLPYVVITVAIVGTIWRFVTNRYSWSSQSSQFLENGTLFWGSIPWHIGIVLVLLMHIIAIVIPSFIPWWNASPVRLAILEISGLALGFLAGIGIIVFVIRRLSDSRVRAVTSNWDVIVLIVLLIQVGTGILNAIMYKWGSNWYSAAAGPWVRSIIFFSPNELYVSNLPPIVKIHIVNALVFIFLIPFTRFVHFLALIGPFQYIFGGRPYQLVRWYGYRTPRTEPIRQYK